One Periophthalmus magnuspinnatus isolate fPerMag1 chromosome 8, fPerMag1.2.pri, whole genome shotgun sequence genomic window carries:
- the mettl22 gene encoding methyltransferase-like protein 22, which produces MELGHRRSQRSPPPQPAQLPRSDQLLAAEDLGMTCGQRMDSVTFHHDSVLSDVHMLQPRARHLMTRLNRTGQPVFMSKFRILSRDQVLDQTKDPDHSEERGSPLSRESEEGNSPMRRDPDERGSPVKESPEKSDFGEGPSRAKSPEKDQSLELDEDGDFELIRPRRQAPECGRDEVCPVLLSQTDPQDPEDPTEDNSESADVIMIEHTMATLLEDVGKQVWRGALFLADFILSEPRTFRGATVLELGGGTGLTSILTATVAKRVYCTDVGEDLLSMCRRNISLNKHMMELSGGEVKVRQLDWLQRDLCTDPEEEFSWSEEEVADLYDHTTVIIAADVVYDDDLTDAFFRTLYQLCSSLTHSCDVYISIEKRLNFTLRHLEVCCEAYEHFHHCLQQLQDLEGPVRFNAQSVAPRFPQSLIYERMDQLELWKVSATYITNLQETCTDH; this is translated from the exons ATGGAGCTCGGACACCGTAGGTCACAGAGAAGCCCGCCCCCTCAGCCTGCCCAGCTGCCCCGGTCTGACCAGCTCTTGGCCGCCGAGGACCTGGGCATGACT TGTGGACAAAGGATGGACAGTGTGACTTTCCACCATGACTCGGTGCTCTCTGACGTGCACATGCTGCAGCCGCGTGCTCGTCACCTCATGACCCGGCTCAACCGCACCGGACAGCCAG TCTTCATGTCCAAGTTTCGGATCCTGTCTCGAGACCAAGTCCTGGACCAGACCAAGGATCCAGACCACAGCGAGGAGAGGGGCAGTCCTTTGAGTAGGGAGTCAGAGGAGGGGAACAGTCCTATGAGAAGGGACCCAGATGAGAGGGGCAGTCCTGTGAAAGAGTCCCCAGAAAAGAGTGACTTTGGAGAGGGCCCGAGCAGAGCAAAGTCCCCAGAGAAGGACCAGAGCCTAGAGTTGGATGAAGATGGAGACTTTGAGTTAATACG GCCCCGGAGACAGGCCCCTGAATGTGGACGAGACGAGGTGTGTCCAGTGCTCCTGAGTCAGACTGACCCCCAGGACCCTGAGGACCCCACAGAGGACAACTCAGAATCTGCAGATGTCATAATGATCG AGCACACTATGGCCACTCTACTGGAGGACGTGGGCAAGCAG GTATGGCGGGGAGCCTTGTTCCTGGCAGACTTCATCCTGTCAGAGCCCAGGACATTCAGGGGGGCCACAGttctggagctgggaggaggcACTGGTCTGACCAGCATCCTGACTGCAACTGTGGCTAAGAGAGTCTACTGCACTG atGTGGGAGAGGACctactgagcatgtgcagaagAAATATCTCTCTGAACAAACACATGATGGAGCTCAGCG GAGGGGAGGTGAAAGTGAGGCAGTTGGACTGGCTTCAGCGTGACCTCTGCACAG ATCCGGAGGAGGAGTTCAgctggagcgaggaggaggTGGCTGACCTGTATGACCACACCACAGTCATCATCGCTGCAGACG TGGTGTATGATGATGACCTCACTGATGCCTTCTTCAGGACCCTGTACCAGCTCTGCTCCAGCCTCACCCACAGCTGTGACGTCTACATCTCCATCGAGAAGAG GCTGAACTTCACTCTACGCCACCTAGAGGTCTGTTGCGAGGCCTACGAgcacttccaccactgtctacAGCAGCTCCAGGACCTCGAGGGGCCCGTCCGCTTCAACGCCCAGAGTGTGGCCCCCAGATTTCCCCAGAGCCTCATATACGAGCGCATGGACCAGCTG GAGCTGTGGAAGGTGTCCGCCACGTACATTACCAACCTCCAGGAGACCTGCACTGACCACTGA